Proteins from a single region of Cytophagia bacterium CHB2:
- a CDS encoding PKD domain-containing protein — protein sequence MRLHFIRAVLILSWLCISAAFPQSWSNEIDLGAGSTPDMDIDPVTGKIFVVYHDEGLVLVELNASGAIVKKENVSVATADKEGGFRFGATVAIDPTTGLPHICFREPLGGDFYSIHYTRKRADGSWTGPLEIATNLRRAYSVRMEVDSKGVVHVVHGFATEDVFGEAMYIRIINGAEDSFIPALGPYRVDDRVEIAVGKDDVLNIVINRPDDLDSGGPVSYYRSTNGGNSLNKIGSIHYGGAGGRNGNGDVFADQSGNVHFAYGSARDQARNGAQSVRYARYRDGSKVRDVAVSEQGELRDWHQNLGVGSVAATNDGKKIVLAYNLGDGEALFARLSTDEGQTWGARQQLASQSGGSESRDKHVVRAAGNNFYAAYPSFGKVYLRTLRAGGAPPVANAGGPYNGAEGSPITFNSSASTDDGQIVRYRWDWTSDGVFDDSTNTPQIQHTYPDDFTGQATLEVVDNENDRTRVKVQVTVANVPPVADAGGPYVALLNQPVTLTGSATDAGVLDTHTFRWDLNNDGTFDLDGKSVTVTFDTPGKKRVRVRAIDNNGGVSSDTASVNVGTGAPTTTKIPNQTVAEGTPFTPIALDNYVTDVDNTPNQISWSAFGNTNLIVSIVNRIATIAPADSEWAGAETISFIAKDPTNKADTTTGRFTVTAVNDPPRLSTIPAQRKGEGKPFDPITLDDYVFDPDHRDNQISWSTKPNAFFNVTIANRIATVAPADSEWAGVSFITFVATDPGNAIDSVRARFTVDPANDPPRIAAIPEQTIKRGETFAPLNFADYINDPDDPKDKLRLTATGNRELAVFINGLIVTILPPNASWLGSETINFTVRDTSNAAGTVAVKFTVRDSNSPPRWQNAVNYSFNEDDTLRIPLADLRARVKDDEDPANQWKFSLAGNTKIKFRNTNTTFNLFAELDWHGVESVQLVVDDGKGMKDSVATQVTVVSIPDPLRAFRVLSPIGEFYSTRPASITFDWEDTADPENPGSTINYLWLLSKNADFSNIIKQVQLANKSEHDLQLDNSIEGGFHFWKVIASGATGTFVESSNFGSFTVPPATSVGETNGSIPETFGLRPNYPNPFNPQTNVVFDLAKPGHVLVTIYGVDGKKVATLADREFQAGRHTMRWEAQGLASGTYFVELRVTNAGKLLFEGRQKMSLLR from the coding sequence ATGAGACTGCATTTCATCCGCGCTGTCTTGATCTTGAGTTGGCTGTGCATCAGCGCCGCTTTTCCGCAAAGCTGGAGCAACGAGATTGATTTGGGCGCCGGCTCGACGCCTGATATGGACATCGATCCGGTCACCGGTAAAATCTTCGTCGTTTATCATGATGAAGGCTTGGTATTGGTGGAGTTGAACGCCTCGGGCGCCATTGTTAAGAAAGAAAACGTCAGTGTTGCCACGGCTGACAAGGAAGGCGGTTTTCGATTTGGCGCAACGGTGGCAATTGACCCCACCACCGGATTGCCGCATATATGTTTTCGCGAACCTTTGGGCGGTGATTTTTACAGCATTCACTACACCCGCAAACGCGCCGACGGGAGTTGGACCGGCCCGTTAGAAATCGCCACGAATCTCAGGCGCGCTTACAGTGTGCGCATGGAAGTCGACAGCAAAGGCGTTGTACATGTCGTTCATGGCTTTGCAACGGAAGACGTTTTTGGCGAGGCCATGTATATTCGCATCATCAACGGCGCCGAGGATAGCTTTATTCCGGCTCTCGGGCCGTATCGCGTCGACGATCGCGTGGAAATTGCCGTAGGCAAGGACGATGTGTTGAACATCGTCATCAACCGCCCGGACGATCTTGATAGCGGCGGCCCGGTGTCGTACTATCGCTCGACCAACGGCGGCAATAGCCTGAACAAAATTGGAAGCATTCACTACGGCGGCGCCGGCGGCCGCAACGGCAACGGCGATGTTTTCGCAGATCAATCCGGCAACGTTCACTTTGCTTATGGCTCCGCGCGGGATCAGGCGCGCAACGGCGCACAATCCGTGCGCTATGCCCGCTACCGGGACGGCAGTAAAGTGCGCGACGTGGCGGTTTCGGAGCAAGGCGAGTTGCGAGATTGGCATCAAAACTTGGGCGTTGGTTCGGTGGCGGCAACCAATGATGGCAAGAAAATCGTGCTCGCTTACAATCTGGGCGACGGTGAAGCGCTTTTTGCTCGTCTGTCCACGGATGAAGGCCAAACGTGGGGCGCGCGGCAGCAACTGGCCAGCCAATCCGGCGGGTCGGAGTCGCGCGACAAACATGTTGTGCGCGCTGCCGGAAATAACTTTTATGCCGCTTATCCGTCGTTCGGTAAAGTATATTTGCGCACGCTGCGCGCCGGCGGCGCTCCGCCGGTGGCGAATGCCGGCGGCCCGTACAATGGCGCCGAAGGCTCGCCGATTACCTTCAATTCTTCCGCTTCGACCGATGATGGGCAGATTGTAAGATACCGTTGGGATTGGACCAGCGACGGCGTATTTGATGACAGCACCAACACCCCGCAGATTCAGCATACCTACCCCGATGATTTCACCGGACAAGCCACGCTGGAAGTCGTCGATAATGAGAATGACCGCACTCGCGTGAAGGTGCAAGTCACTGTTGCCAATGTTCCTCCGGTTGCAGATGCCGGCGGCCCGTATGTCGCGTTGCTCAATCAACCCGTGACGCTCACCGGCAGTGCGACAGATGCCGGCGTGCTGGATACTCACACGTTCCGATGGGATTTGAATAACGACGGCACGTTCGATCTGGACGGCAAATCGGTAACGGTAACGTTTGATACTCCCGGCAAAAAACGTGTGCGCGTGCGCGCGATTGACAACAACGGCGGCGTATCTTCGGACACGGCTTCAGTGAATGTCGGCACCGGTGCGCCGACGACAACCAAGATTCCGAATCAAACCGTGGCAGAAGGCACGCCGTTTACGCCCATCGCGTTGGACAACTATGTGACGGATGTCGATAATACGCCCAACCAAATCAGTTGGAGCGCATTCGGCAACACCAATTTGATCGTTTCCATTGTTAATCGCATTGCCACCATCGCGCCGGCAGATTCGGAATGGGCCGGCGCGGAAACCATTTCATTTATCGCCAAGGATCCTACGAATAAAGCGGATACCACGACCGGACGATTTACGGTTACGGCCGTTAATGATCCGCCGCGCCTCAGCACCATTCCGGCGCAACGCAAAGGCGAAGGCAAACCGTTCGACCCGATTACGCTTGATGATTATGTCTTCGATCCCGATCATCGCGACAATCAGATTTCGTGGAGCACCAAACCCAATGCGTTTTTCAATGTGACCATCGCCAATCGCATCGCGACGGTTGCGCCGGCGGATTCGGAATGGGCCGGCGTCAGTTTCATCACGTTCGTGGCAACCGACCCGGGAAATGCAATTGACAGCGTGCGCGCGCGTTTTACCGTTGACCCGGCCAACGATCCGCCGCGGATTGCCGCCATTCCCGAGCAAACAATCAAGCGCGGTGAGACCTTTGCGCCGCTCAATTTTGCTGACTATATCAACGACCCGGATGATCCGAAAGATAAGCTGAGGCTCACGGCCACCGGCAATCGCGAGCTAGCCGTTTTTATCAACGGTTTGATTGTGACGATCTTGCCGCCCAATGCCAGTTGGCTCGGCAGTGAGACAATTAATTTTACCGTGCGGGATACTTCCAACGCGGCAGGCACGGTTGCGGTGAAATTCACGGTGCGGGATTCCAACTCGCCGCCGCGCTGGCAGAATGCGGTCAATTATTCCTTCAACGAGGATGATACGTTGCGCATTCCATTGGCGGATCTGCGCGCCCGCGTTAAAGATGATGAAGATCCCGCGAATCAATGGAAATTCTCGTTGGCAGGCAACACCAAAATCAAATTCCGCAACACCAACACCACATTCAATCTGTTTGCTGAGCTGGATTGGCACGGAGTTGAAAGCGTGCAGCTTGTGGTGGATGATGGCAAGGGTATGAAAGACTCAGTGGCAACGCAAGTCACCGTGGTTTCCATTCCTGACCCGCTGCGCGCCTTCCGCGTGCTTTCGCCTATCGGCGAGTTTTACTCCACGCGGCCGGCCAGCATTACCTTTGATTGGGAAGACACCGCCGATCCGGAGAACCCCGGCAGCACGATCAACTATCTCTGGTTGCTGAGCAAGAATGCAGACTTCAGCAACATCATCAAACAAGTGCAGCTTGCAAACAAAAGCGAGCATGACTTGCAGCTTGACAATAGCATCGAAGGCGGCTTCCATTTTTGGAAAGTTATTGCCTCGGGCGCGACCGGAACGTTCGTCGAATCCTCGAATTTCGGCTCGTTCACCGTTCCGCCCGCGACTTCGGTCGGCGAAACGAACGGCAGCATTCCTGAAACGTTTGGCTTGCGTCCCAATTACCCGAATCCCTTCAACCCGCAAACCAACGTCGTGTTCGATCTGGCGAAACCGGGACATGTGCTGGTGACGATCTACGGCGTCGATGGCAAAAAGGTCGCAACACTGGCCGATCGCGAGTTTCAAGCCGGACGCCATACCATGAGATGGGAGGCGCAAGGCCTGGCAAGCGGCACGTACTTTGTCGAATTGCGTGTGACAAACGCCGGTAAGCTGTTGTTTGAAGGAAGGCAAAAGATGTC